Part of the Polaribacter sp. Hel1_33_78 genome is shown below.
CAACAGCACGTATAGCAGGGCAAGAAACACGGCTATTAAGACAACCAACAATTAATGGAAACCAAATAGCATATACCTATGGATCTGATGTTTGGACAACAAATTTAACTACAAATCTTACAACTAGATTAACAAGCACAGCAGCACTTGAAAGCAATCCACACATTTCTCCAAACGGAAAATGGATTGCGTTTACATCAAACAGGTCTGGCTCTTCAGCAGTTTATATTGTTTCGATTGCTGGTGGAGAAGCCAAAAGATTAACATGGCACACAAGTGCCGATGTTGCTAAAGGTTGGACAAATGATGGTAAACGAGTTTTATTTACCTCAAATAGAGACACAGCACCAAGTAGGTATAATAGATTGTATACTGTTTCTATAGATGGCGGTCCAGTCACTAAATTATTTGAACAATGGGCAACTGCAGGATCGTATTCTCCAAATGGAAAACAATTGGTGATTGATAAAATGAGACGTTGGGATGAAGAATGGAGAGATTATCGTGGTGGACAAAACACTCCGTTAATTATTATCGATTTAAAAACCTTAAACGAAACCTTATTACCAAACAATAAAACTACTGATAAATACCCCGTTTGGAATGGAAGTATAGTATATTTCTTATCCGACAGAACACATACCTCTAACGTTTGGTCATACAACACAAAAACAAAAGCAGTAAAACAAGTCACTCGTTTTAAAGGAACTGCTGTAAAATATTTAAGTGGATCTAAAAGTCACTTAATCTTTGAACAAGATGGTTATTTGCACACGTTAGATATAAAAAACAATAAAACAAAACGTTTAAAAATTTCTATTAAAGGAGATTTTCCTTGGACAGATACTAAATGGGTAAATGTCAATAAAAGAGTAGATTATGCAAATATTTCTCCTAATGGAAAAAGAGTTGTAATGGCTTCACGTGGCGATATTTTTACGGCTCCTGTAGAATTTGGAGATGCAAGAAATATCACGAAAAGTTCTGGAGCTGCTGATAGAGCGCCAATTTGGTCCCCAGAAGGAGATAAAATCGCATGGTTTTCTGATTCAAATGGAAAAGGATATGCTTTGCATGTAAATAATCAAGACGGAACCACTAAAACAACCACTATTTCTATTGGGGTTTCTAAAATGGCTTGGGAACCAACTTGGTCTCCAGACGGAAAGAATATTGCGTTTGTAGATGATGATACACGCATTAGAATTGTTAATTTAAAAGCAGCAACCATCAGAACGATTGACAATGCTGGCAACAACTTAGAACGTGGTAGAATGGGAATCACATGGTCTCCAGACTCTAATTGGTTAGCGTATGCTAAATCTGGCGACAATAGTTTAAAACAAATAAAAGTATGGTCTTTAGCGTCTAATAAGGTTACAGCAATTACAGATCCATTTGCAGATTCATTTTCTCCTACCTGGGATTTAGACCACAAACATTTATACTTTTTAGCAAGTACAGATGTTGCATTGCGCTCTGGTTGGGCAAATACAAGTTCTATGACGGCCAAACCAAATTATGCTGCTTATGTAATTAATTTGGCTAAAAAAGATGCTTCTCCTTTTAAACCGAAAAGCGATGAAGAAGTTGTGGAAAAAGAAAAGTTGAAAGACGATAAAAGCAAGAAAGGTGATGAAAATGAAGATTCTAAGAAAAAATCTGAAGAAAAAAAAGACAAAAAAGTAGTTATTGATTTTAACGGAATTTCTCGTAGAATTTTGGCTTTGCCTCTAAAAGAAAGTTTCAGAAGTATTGCTGCTGGACCTGCCGGATTTGTATTTATTTCTAATGAAAAAGCAATTCAAAAATTTGATTTAAAAAAATTAAAGGCAACAGAATTTGGAAAAAAGCTAAGCATATATGGTATTTCTCCAAACGGAAAACACATGATTGTGAAAGCCGGCAGAGAATGGAAAGTAGCAAAAACTACTGGGACAAATATAAAAGGTGCCAAAACTTTAAAGTTAGATTTTAACATGAAGCTAAACAGAATTAGTGAATGGAATCAAATTTTTGAAGAAGCTTGGCGCTACGAGCGCGATTATTTTTATGATCCAGGAATGCACGGTAGAGACTGGAACAAAGTTTATAAAAGGTATGCACCGCTAGTGCCTTTTGTAAAACACAGAGCAGATTTAAATTATATTTTAGATCAAGTAAATGGAGAATTATCGGTTGGACATAGTTTTGTTCGTGGTGGAGATTTCCCTACTATTGATGCAGCTAAAGGAGGCTTGTTAGGTGCAGATTTTTCAGCCAGACAAGGGAAATGGCAATTCAAAAGAATTTACACTTCAGAGGCTTGGAACCCAGGATTAAATGGCCCTTTAGATCAGCCTGGCATGAAAATTAAAGCAGGACATTATTTAGTTGGCATCAATAATGAAGAAATTACTGACAAAGACAACATCTATAAATATCTCGATGGCACTGCTACTAAACAAACTACGTTACATATCAATACAAAACCATCTTTTGAAGGTGCTTGGAAAGAAATTGTAAAACCAATTAAAAGCGAAAATTCATTGCGCCAAAGAACTTGGGTAGAAGATAACCGAAGAATGGTAGACAAACTTTCTGGAGGAAAGCTAGGTTATATTTGGGTACCAAATACTGGTGGACCAGGATTTGTTTCTTTTAATAGATATTATTTTGCTCAGCAAAATAAAGAAGGGGCTGTCATTGATGAACGTTTTAATGGCGGTGGATTATTAGATGATTATATGGTAGACTTAATGACGCGTAAACCAAGAGCAGCATTAACAAATGAAGTTCCGAATGGAAAAGCGATGCGTTTACCTGCTGGAATTATGGGGCCCAAAGTATTATTGATAAATGAACTTGCAGGATCTGGAGGGGATTTTTTCCCTTGGGTTTTTAGACAACAAAAAGCAGGATTATTAATAGGAGCTACGACTTGGGGTGGATTGGTGAAATCATCTACTCATTATAGAATGATAGATGGTGGTTCTTTAACAGCACCAGACAATGCTGTTTTTGATCCAGCAACAAATGCCTGGATTGCAGAAAACAAAGGAGTTGCACCAGATATAGCTGTAAGGCAAAATGCAAAATCTTTAGAAAAAGGTTCAGATCCTCAGTTGGAAAGAGCCGTTACAGAATTATTATCTCAGTTAAAAGGTAAAAAGAAAATAACCCCTCCTAAATTTCCAAAACCAACAAAAGAGAACTAAATAAATAATTTATAAATATCCTTTTTTAAGGTAATACTATTGTTCATTTTTACAAAAAACTTCATCTTCATCAGATGAGGTTTTTTTGTACTATCTTTGATACATATCAAAATAAATCCTATTGAAAAATATTTTAGTTTTTATTACTTTCCTTTTTGTAATACATAGTTTTTCCCAAACAACTAATAAATCCGTATTTGTTAATTTTATTGAGAATCCAATCGTTTTAGATGCAAATCTTAACGAAAATGAATGGAAAGACAGCAAAGGAGCTTCCGGATTCTGGCAATATTTCCCTTCAGATTCTACGCAAGCAAAACAACAAGCAAGTATTAAGTTTTTATTTGATGATAAAAATTTATACATAGGTGCCAAAGTAAATGCTCCTGATAATAAATTTATTACACCTTCTCTTAGAAGAGACTTTAGAGCCGGCGGTAGCGATAATATTACCTTTTTATTTGATACATTTAATGATGGAACTAATGCATTCATTTTTGGAACCAATCCTTATGGAGTAAAAAGAGAAATGCTTCTATCTGGTGGAGGTTCTGAACTAAGAGGGTTTACGATGGCTTGGGACACCAAATGGCAATGTAAAACGGAAATTAAAGACGATCATTACATTATAGAAATGATCATTCCATTGTCGGCTTTTAAATACAGAGAGGGTGAAACCAAATGGCGCTTTAACAGTTATCATTTTGACACACA
Proteins encoded:
- a CDS encoding S41 family peptidase, producing the protein MKSIFKSILVIMLFLSTARIAGQETRLLRQPTINGNQIAYTYGSDVWTTNLTTNLTTRLTSTAALESNPHISPNGKWIAFTSNRSGSSAVYIVSIAGGEAKRLTWHTSADVAKGWTNDGKRVLFTSNRDTAPSRYNRLYTVSIDGGPVTKLFEQWATAGSYSPNGKQLVIDKMRRWDEEWRDYRGGQNTPLIIIDLKTLNETLLPNNKTTDKYPVWNGSIVYFLSDRTHTSNVWSYNTKTKAVKQVTRFKGTAVKYLSGSKSHLIFEQDGYLHTLDIKNNKTKRLKISIKGDFPWTDTKWVNVNKRVDYANISPNGKRVVMASRGDIFTAPVEFGDARNITKSSGAADRAPIWSPEGDKIAWFSDSNGKGYALHVNNQDGTTKTTTISIGVSKMAWEPTWSPDGKNIAFVDDDTRIRIVNLKAATIRTIDNAGNNLERGRMGITWSPDSNWLAYAKSGDNSLKQIKVWSLASNKVTAITDPFADSFSPTWDLDHKHLYFLASTDVALRSGWANTSSMTAKPNYAAYVINLAKKDASPFKPKSDEEVVEKEKLKDDKSKKGDENEDSKKKSEEKKDKKVVIDFNGISRRILALPLKESFRSIAAGPAGFVFISNEKAIQKFDLKKLKATEFGKKLSIYGISPNGKHMIVKAGREWKVAKTTGTNIKGAKTLKLDFNMKLNRISEWNQIFEEAWRYERDYFYDPGMHGRDWNKVYKRYAPLVPFVKHRADLNYILDQVNGELSVGHSFVRGGDFPTIDAAKGGLLGADFSARQGKWQFKRIYTSEAWNPGLNGPLDQPGMKIKAGHYLVGINNEEITDKDNIYKYLDGTATKQTTLHINTKPSFEGAWKEIVKPIKSENSLRQRTWVEDNRRMVDKLSGGKLGYIWVPNTGGPGFVSFNRYYFAQQNKEGAVIDERFNGGGLLDDYMVDLMTRKPRAALTNEVPNGKAMRLPAGIMGPKVLLINELAGSGGDFFPWVFRQQKAGLLIGATTWGGLVKSSTHYRMIDGGSLTAPDNAVFDPATNAWIAENKGVAPDIAVRQNAKSLEKGSDPQLERAVTELLSQLKGKKKITPPKFPKPTKEN